Proteins found in one Rhodospirillales bacterium genomic segment:
- the csm2 gene encoding type III-A CRISPR-associated protein Csm2, giving the protein MTSNSVIYFQSQSNHQDQLVARAELFDAEARDAARALVKFEPTQLRRFYSVVSALRNEAKGDPDFPDDQIKARLALLKAHAHYSWARDSKKIPRYFLQFIDMHVNAVRTRNDFLLGFAPHFEAVVAYHRYEREMNR; this is encoded by the coding sequence ATGACATCGAACAGCGTCATATACTTTCAGTCGCAATCAAATCATCAAGACCAGCTCGTAGCACGGGCGGAATTGTTCGATGCGGAAGCCAGGGATGCCGCCAGGGCCCTAGTGAAATTTGAGCCTACTCAGCTTCGCCGCTTTTATAGCGTCGTCAGTGCTCTGCGGAACGAAGCAAAAGGCGACCCTGATTTTCCTGATGACCAGATAAAGGCCAGGCTCGCACTGTTAAAGGCGCATGCTCATTATTCTTGGGCACGTGATTCCAAAAAAATACCCCGTTACTTTTTACAGTTCATCGATATGCACGTGAACGCCGTAAGAACTAGGAATGATTTTTTGCTCGGTTTTGCTCCACACTTCGAAGCTGTCGTTGCATACCATCGATATGAACGCGAAATGAACAGGTAG